Proteins from one Campylobacter concisus genomic window:
- a CDS encoding DJ-1/PfpI family protein translates to MPNESVLLLPGGQGTRALVNDSEFISRLKECVLASKFCLSVCTGSALIARTGVLDGLKATSNKRSLEWVKSCGEAVKWQERARWVRAGKFYTASGVAAGMDMALGFISDHFGKELAQKIANETEYNRQKSSKIDKFAKIL, encoded by the coding sequence ATGCCAAATGAGAGCGTTTTGTTACTCCCTGGAGGTCAAGGCACAAGAGCGCTTGTAAATGATAGTGAGTTTATCTCAAGACTTAAAGAGTGCGTTTTGGCATCTAAATTTTGCCTAAGTGTATGCACTGGCTCAGCGCTCATCGCTCGCACAGGAGTGCTTGACGGACTAAAGGCTACCTCAAATAAAAGATCGCTTGAGTGGGTAAAAAGTTGCGGCGAAGCTGTAAAGTGGCAAGAGCGCGCCAGATGGGTGAGGGCAGGTAAATTTTATACAGCTTCAGGCGTGGCTGCTGGCATGGATATGGCGCTTGGATTTATCAGTGATCATTTTGGCAAGGAGCTAGCCCAAAAGATCGCAAACGAGACTGAATACAACAGGCAAAAAAGCTCAAAGATAGATAAATTTGCCAAAATTTTATAG
- a CDS encoding formate dehydrogenase subunit gamma, giving the protein MTRILTLLFTLFVTAMATQGPTGVNQYNSAIWAAERIENIKPYEQGLGPIFTFIQGNDYFAIAALSIILAVIGAFALHFLIIGPKHFSHDGKKVFAFSLIIRIAHGLAAISWIILVPTGIIIMWGAELGGGTFVRFCRYLHDTATVIFAVSVLPMLFTWTKRMLPAIYDIRWMMIVGGYLSKKKRPVPAGKFNAGQKAWYWIAIPGGIVMIITGAIMYFTDFKEPAVASWFGLTQIDLLRYSVIIHNCLGIACAVFFLVHIYMAAIAIHGAIWSMITGYKEEEEVYVLHHYWYQELVRENKIPVSDYEKSYTNLK; this is encoded by the coding sequence ATGACGAGAATTCTTACTCTGCTTTTTACATTATTTGTAACAGCAATGGCAACTCAAGGACCAACTGGCGTCAATCAATATAATAGTGCCATTTGGGCGGCTGAAAGGATAGAAAATATCAAGCCATACGAACAAGGTTTGGGGCCGATATTTACTTTTATCCAAGGTAATGATTATTTTGCAATAGCAGCACTTTCTATCATTTTGGCTGTTATTGGAGCATTTGCATTACACTTTTTAATCATTGGGCCAAAACATTTTAGCCATGATGGTAAAAAGGTATTTGCTTTTTCATTGATCATACGTATAGCTCATGGTTTGGCAGCGATCTCATGGATCATTTTAGTGCCAACTGGTATCATCATTATGTGGGGTGCAGAGCTTGGCGGTGGAACATTTGTGCGTTTCTGTAGATACTTGCACGATACAGCAACTGTGATCTTTGCTGTTTCTGTGCTTCCTATGTTATTTACCTGGACAAAGAGAATGCTTCCAGCAATTTATGATATCAGATGGATGATGATAGTTGGTGGCTATTTATCAAAGAAAAAGAGACCTGTTCCAGCTGGTAAATTTAATGCTGGTCAAAAAGCATGGTACTGGATCGCTATCCCTGGTGGTATTGTTATGATAATTACTGGCGCGATTATGTATTTTACGGACTTTAAAGAGCCAGCGGTTGCTTCTTGGTTTGGTCTTACACAAATTGATCTTCTAAGATATAGCGTAATTATCCATAATTGTCTTGGCATCGCATGTGCAGTATTTTTCTTAGTTCATATTTATATGGCAGCTATTGCTATTCATGGCGCTATTTGGTCGATGATTACTGGATATAAAGAAGAAGAAGAAGTTTATGTTCTTCATCACTACTGGTATCAAGAGCTCGTTAGAGAAAATAAAATTCCAGTATCTGATTATGAAAAGTCTTATACAAATTTAAAATAA
- the yedF gene encoding sulfurtransferase-like selenium metabolism protein YedF has translation MTTIDCRNLECPKPVIMTKNALDGLSEGESLEILVNALAPKENISRFLKNQNINFSLESNGNETKILATKGKNALELTNFDEFVCDITPKNNKVLYLNEERAGSGEVGINLLSKFLGAFLQVEKKPKIIICVNNAVKMTTNRSHPSFKPLKDLEAAGVKILSCGSCLEAYKLVSDLAIGEISNAYEIIDILSTHEQIKL, from the coding sequence ATGACAACAATTGATTGTAGAAATTTAGAGTGTCCAAAACCAGTCATAATGACAAAAAATGCACTTGATGGCTTAAGTGAAGGTGAAAGCTTAGAAATTTTGGTAAATGCACTAGCCCCAAAAGAAAATATTTCAAGATTTTTAAAAAATCAAAATATAAACTTTAGCCTCGAAAGCAATGGCAACGAAACTAAAATTTTAGCTACAAAAGGCAAAAATGCGCTTGAGCTTACAAATTTTGATGAGTTTGTCTGCGACATAACACCAAAAAATAATAAAGTACTCTATCTAAATGAAGAGCGTGCAGGTAGCGGCGAAGTAGGAATAAATTTATTATCAAAATTCCTGGGAGCTTTTCTTCAAGTTGAGAAAAAGCCAAAGATAATAATCTGCGTAAATAACGCTGTAAAGATGACTACAAATCGCTCACATCCAAGCTTTAAGCCGCTTAAAGATCTTGAAGCTGCTGGTGTTAAAATTTTAAGCTGCGGAAGCTGCTTGGAGGCTTATAAGCTAGTAAGTGATCTTGCGATTGGCGAAATTTCAAATGCTTATGAGATCATCGATATACTCTCAACTCACGAGCAAATCAAATTATGA
- the selD gene encoding selenide, water dikinase SelD — MIYHDKKLTQFVRAAGUAAKLDPSGLNKTISSLNLSHPNLLSSTNSNEDASVFKISSDLALVQTLDFITPVVNDPFIYGQIAAANSLSDVFAMGGEVINALNIVGFDSCNLAPEILGEILQGGADKVKECGGIIVGGHTIETQQMYYGLSVTGRVHPDKFWANNTAINGNVLILTKPLGSGILSTAIKADLLSMEQIKEAATIMAQLNFYALKALDGIKVYGATDVTGFGFLGHLSEMLNEKISFEIYEKNVPIIASAKEFADMGIIPEGSYKNREFAKHFIDKEADILLFDAQTSGGLLLAVGEKDAMLAVKRLKEVGYESSAIVGSAVSKSEFGIFLR, encoded by the coding sequence ATGATCTACCACGACAAAAAGCTTACGCAGTTCGTTAGAGCCGCTGGTTGAGCTGCTAAGCTTGACCCGTCGGGTCTAAACAAAACGATTAGTAGTTTAAATTTATCTCATCCAAATCTGCTCTCAAGCACCAATTCTAACGAGGATGCGAGTGTCTTTAAAATTTCAAGTGATCTTGCACTTGTTCAAACGCTTGACTTTATAACGCCTGTAGTAAATGATCCTTTTATTTACGGTCAAATCGCTGCTGCAAATAGCTTAAGTGACGTCTTTGCAATGGGTGGTGAGGTGATAAATGCTCTAAACATCGTAGGCTTTGATAGTTGTAACTTGGCACCTGAAATTTTAGGTGAAATTTTGCAAGGCGGAGCCGATAAAGTAAAAGAGTGTGGTGGCATTATTGTTGGCGGGCATACGATTGAGACACAGCAGATGTATTATGGGCTTAGCGTTACTGGAAGGGTACATCCTGATAAATTTTGGGCAAATAATACAGCCATAAATGGCAATGTTTTGATACTTACAAAGCCCCTTGGAAGCGGCATTTTAAGCACAGCAATAAAGGCTGATTTATTAAGCATGGAGCAGATAAAAGAGGCTGCAACTATCATGGCACAGCTAAATTTTTATGCATTAAAAGCACTTGATGGCATCAAAGTCTACGGCGCTACTGATGTGACCGGATTTGGCTTTTTGGGACATTTAAGTGAAATGCTAAATGAAAAGATCAGTTTTGAAATTTATGAAAAAAACGTGCCAATCATTGCAAGCGCAAAGGAATTTGCAGATATGGGCATTATTCCAGAAGGAAGCTATAAAAACCGCGAATTTGCAAAGCATTTTATAGACAAAGAAGCTGACATTTTACTATTTGACGCGCAAACTTCTGGTGGACTTTTGCTTGCAGTTGGTGAAAAGGATGCGATGCTCGCAGTAAAACGCTTAAAAGAAGTAGGTTATGAAAGCTCGGCTATCGTTGGCTCTGCGGTGTCAAAGAGCGAGTTTGGTATATTTTTAAGATAA
- a CDS encoding NAD(P)H-dependent oxidoreductase, producing the protein MNYLEILKFRHACKVFDESKKIGAGEFDFILEAGRLSPSSTGLEQWDILVVQNKELREKIKALSWNQAQITSCSHLVVVLAKIKEVKFGSAYVNKMIARNTNKNPEAIAARQKFYHDFLLANFKNDDELTFQWSHEQCMIIATNMMNAAASLGIDSCPIEGFDRHALNELLGLDESLQRVSIMVPFGYRLNPQPKKLRREISDIVTWIY; encoded by the coding sequence ATGAATTATCTTGAAATTTTAAAATTTCGTCATGCTTGCAAGGTTTTTGACGAAAGCAAAAAAATCGGTGCTGGAGAGTTTGATTTTATACTAGAGGCTGGCAGGTTAAGCCCTAGTTCAACTGGCCTTGAGCAGTGGGATATCTTAGTCGTTCAAAATAAAGAGCTTAGAGAAAAAATAAAAGCTCTTTCATGGAATCAAGCGCAAATCACATCTTGCTCGCATTTAGTTGTCGTTTTAGCTAAGATCAAAGAGGTAAAATTTGGAAGCGCATATGTTAATAAAATGATCGCTAGAAATACCAATAAAAACCCTGAAGCCATTGCTGCAAGGCAAAAATTTTATCATGACTTTTTGCTTGCAAATTTTAAAAATGATGATGAGCTAACATTTCAGTGGTCACATGAGCAATGCATGATAATTGCCACAAATATGATGAATGCAGCTGCAAGTTTGGGCATTGATAGTTGCCCAATAGAAGGCTTTGACAGACACGCTTTAAATGAACTTTTGGGGCTTGATGAGAGCCTTCAAAGAGTGTCCATCATGGTGCCATTTGGCTACCGCCTAAATCCACAACCAAAAAAACTTCGCAGAGAAATTTCTGATATCGTTACTTGGATCTATTAA
- a CDS encoding diguanylate cyclase domain-containing protein, with protein sequence MLEKQKTSLQIVKMFYTKAILLLLSFIFLALFVVCAGTNDIKYDLSSTNSNIKSSISNSFFIIKNDLFLKSKMVEAGLSDMLFDKNSTKNDLYIAFYVFDKNRNLLYSKRFLGADDIAENDLSQLSLNETDAGKFTVSDRVYKNSRFRDIYASYGLKNGGSILVQIDIKFLQNYTNVDYDDKSKTYAYLVDKYGNLSRDEFYKKFDESMFLPYVSLGDEFKEDKIIFSLSHMGFYLISYMPEYKIFVITASTKHFHIFMQFVLFWLSIFCFISSIFLWVRDVKFVKNRIMPALKEVRDTLDGDECEIRRSLNVTEFEDIKNGINKLKIETKKATDGLEEYKSRFGYIFEQSFLKIVVYDAYSGDIIDASNAFLSSVGYTKDEIIELNLNDLIDGDFALFMQMKQDAQNSDMSFKIELKTKDGGTKEGFLQESQIELRDSRLNFMLIHELDDGKFTKKDNEAINDYSFLSPNVIAEALSSDPFSIVRSTQNIDSVFKVAQDKKLINLKDLISPESLDEFAVNVSNESKKFFEKGSKNSEINLVANMQTNENNKTPFKIKVKFIDNGADKEQKIIYFFNDLSDIAKLQEKYDAELKYFQSILWASQALVFSWDKKSDTLYIPNAIAKSLGYALNGDMSINFERAKTIFVDEFVSFKDFFDLIKKGEVYDGEVRFYRADKEIIYVRIRAKAIAFYDGEVSVIKGTMQDLSVQNSFFSYQDLLAKIFSYAKEQIIMLDDEFRILDANDAFFDTLDISKDKNFIEKIYSKDIINFKNGLKDIKDEILNSLKITGFWQGLIHDVRSKNRLEVISISKLLNAFGDQEGYILLASSANDDCYNKEYLEFIAYHDTLTGLPNRFLLFNKLENLLKQAKKSLKIAAFYVDFDNFKSINDGYGHQVGDKILIEISKKIDEIFPKQGIFARIGGDEFIGAMPYENLGEIYETAENILRVGQSKISIDDDEKKLSVSIGISLSGDALSVDDLIERADWAMYQAKLNGKNKYYVFNSKKDTYFKNEYRDDSKIIEAIDAGEMFLLYQPEIDIKSGEVSSFEAFIRWKNGDKILRPSDFLPLAKGSKAVVAIALFTLKDALKARAVWLKEGINAKVRVNLCIKKLMTSEFFEKFKKLLEDEQLDANGLIIDIVDSASGVNLDDVVRYIDAYKELGVSFSLDDFASYSGSVEALGMLKTNRFNIDKRFCKQIFDSVEALKTIRMIKYVSDTFNFDVMIKNLEDKSMLEIFVGFGFSRFQGRLFAPELSLDDVLKFKFTLSSPLNVRNFQDDENYNMLCKIVGAKELMIRLINLLKCDEKISEKLKGEIANQVDDIRTINEKLAEILDTILVKIDKENVINLANEAILLCDDDLNLSGANK encoded by the coding sequence GTGCTTGAGAAACAAAAAACCAGCCTTCAAATAGTAAAAATGTTTTATACAAAGGCTATTTTACTTTTACTCTCATTTATATTTTTAGCATTATTTGTAGTTTGTGCCGGTACGAACGATATAAAGTATGATCTTAGCTCAACTAATTCAAATATAAAATCATCAATCTCAAATAGCTTTTTTATAATAAAAAACGATCTATTTTTAAAGTCAAAAATGGTTGAAGCAGGTCTTAGCGATATGCTATTTGATAAAAATTCAACAAAAAACGATCTTTATATAGCTTTTTATGTTTTTGATAAAAATAGAAATTTACTCTATTCAAAGAGATTTTTAGGTGCTGATGACATAGCCGAAAATGATCTATCTCAGCTTAGTTTAAACGAGACAGATGCTGGAAAATTTACAGTATCGGATCGAGTTTATAAAAACAGTCGTTTTAGAGACATTTATGCATCTTATGGACTAAAAAATGGAGGCAGCATTTTAGTTCAAATTGATATAAAATTTTTGCAAAACTACACTAATGTAGATTACGATGATAAAAGTAAAACTTATGCTTATCTGGTAGATAAATATGGAAATTTATCAAGAGATGAGTTTTATAAAAAATTTGATGAATCGATGTTTTTGCCTTATGTGAGTCTTGGCGATGAGTTTAAAGAGGATAAAATAATATTTTCTTTAAGCCATATGGGCTTTTATCTCATAAGCTATATGCCAGAGTATAAAATTTTTGTTATTACCGCTTCAACGAAACATTTTCATATCTTTATGCAGTTTGTGTTATTTTGGCTATCGATCTTTTGTTTTATATCTTCCATATTTTTATGGGTTAGAGATGTAAAATTTGTAAAAAATAGAATAATGCCAGCTTTAAAAGAGGTAAGAGATACTTTAGATGGCGATGAATGCGAGATAAGACGAAGCCTTAATGTAACAGAATTTGAAGATATAAAAAATGGAATAAACAAGCTAAAGATAGAAACCAAAAAAGCAACTGATGGGCTAGAAGAATACAAAAGTAGATTTGGTTATATTTTTGAGCAAAGCTTTTTGAAAATAGTAGTTTATGATGCTTATAGTGGCGATATTATTGATGCTAGCAATGCATTTTTATCTTCTGTTGGTTACACAAAAGATGAGATTATAGAGCTAAATTTAAATGATTTAATAGATGGCGATTTTGCATTGTTTATGCAAATGAAACAAGACGCTCAAAATAGTGATATGAGCTTTAAAATCGAGCTAAAAACAAAAGATGGCGGCACTAAAGAGGGATTTTTACAAGAGTCGCAGATCGAGCTAAGGGATTCTAGGCTAAATTTTATGCTTATACATGAGCTTGACGATGGAAAATTTACGAAAAAGGATAACGAAGCAATAAATGATTATTCGTTTTTATCGCCAAATGTAATAGCAGAAGCATTAAGCAGCGATCCATTTTCTATCGTAAGAAGTACGCAAAATATCGATAGTGTCTTTAAAGTCGCACAAGATAAGAAGCTTATAAATTTAAAAGATCTAATAAGCCCTGAAAGTTTAGATGAGTTTGCTGTAAATGTTTCTAATGAATCTAAAAAATTCTTTGAAAAAGGTAGCAAAAATAGCGAGATAAATCTCGTAGCCAATATGCAAACAAATGAAAACAACAAAACGCCATTTAAGATAAAAGTAAAATTTATAGATAATGGTGCTGACAAAGAGCAAAAAATCATCTACTTTTTTAATGACCTAAGCGATATAGCAAAGTTGCAAGAAAAATATGATGCTGAATTAAAATATTTTCAAAGCATACTTTGGGCAAGCCAAGCGCTTGTTTTTTCATGGGATAAAAAAAGCGACACCCTTTATATCCCAAATGCTATCGCCAAGTCGCTCGGATATGCATTAAATGGAGATATGAGTATAAATTTTGAACGCGCAAAAACTATATTTGTAGATGAATTTGTAAGCTTTAAGGACTTTTTTGACCTTATAAAAAAAGGTGAAGTATATGATGGCGAAGTGCGTTTTTATAGGGCTGATAAAGAGATTATTTATGTAAGGATTAGAGCAAAAGCAATAGCTTTTTATGATGGTGAAGTAAGCGTTATAAAGGGCACAATGCAAGATCTTAGTGTGCAAAATAGCTTTTTTTCTTATCAAGACCTTTTAGCAAAAATTTTCTCATACGCAAAAGAGCAAATTATTATGCTTGATGATGAGTTTAGGATCTTAGATGCTAATGACGCTTTTTTCGATACGCTTGACATTTCTAAAGATAAAAATTTTATAGAGAAAATTTACTCAAAAGATATAATTAATTTTAAAAACGGACTAAAAGATATTAAAGATGAAATTTTAAATTCACTTAAAATAACTGGCTTTTGGCAAGGTCTTATTCATGATGTTCGAAGCAAAAATAGACTCGAAGTCATAAGCATAAGCAAGCTTTTAAACGCGTTTGGCGATCAAGAGGGATATATATTACTAGCTTCAAGCGCAAATGATGATTGCTACAATAAAGAGTATCTCGAATTTATCGCGTATCACGATACTCTGACTGGACTGCCAAATAGATTTTTGCTTTTTAATAAGCTAGAAAATCTACTAAAACAAGCGAAAAAAAGCTTAAAAATAGCAGCTTTTTATGTTGATTTTGATAATTTTAAATCGATAAATGACGGATATGGACATCAAGTAGGTGATAAAATCCTAATAGAAATTTCAAAAAAAATAGATGAAATTTTTCCAAAACAAGGAATATTTGCGAGAATAGGCGGGGACGAGTTTATAGGTGCTATGCCTTATGAAAATTTGGGAGAAATTTACGAAACTGCTGAAAACATCTTAAGAGTGGGCCAGAGTAAAATTTCTATTGATGATGATGAGAAAAAACTTAGCGTAAGTATTGGTATTAGTTTAAGCGGCGATGCACTTAGTGTTGATGATCTAATTGAAAGAGCTGATTGGGCTATGTATCAAGCAAAGCTTAATGGAAAAAATAAGTATTATGTATTTAATTCGAAAAAAGATACGTACTTTAAAAATGAATATAGAGATGACTCAAAGATCATTGAAGCTATCGATGCTGGCGAGATGTTCTTGCTATATCAGCCTGAGATTGATATAAAAAGTGGGGAAGTTAGCAGCTTTGAGGCATTTATTAGATGGAAAAATGGCGATAAGATATTAAGGCCATCAGACTTCTTGCCACTTGCAAAAGGCTCAAAAGCAGTTGTTGCTATTGCATTATTTACACTAAAAGATGCTTTAAAAGCTAGGGCTGTATGGCTAAAAGAGGGAATAAATGCAAAAGTTAGAGTAAATTTATGCATTAAAAAGCTAATGACTTCTGAGTTTTTTGAGAAATTTAAAAAGCTTTTAGAAGATGAGCAACTAGACGCTAATGGGTTAATCATAGACATCGTTGACTCTGCAAGTGGCGTAAATTTAGATGATGTTGTTAGATATATTGATGCTTATAAGGAGCTAGGCGTTAGCTTTTCGCTTGATGATTTTGCGTCTTATTCAGGCTCAGTAGAAGCTTTAGGCATGTTAAAAACAAATAGATTTAATATAGATAAGAGATTTTGCAAACAAATTTTTGATTCAGTAGAAGCGCTAAAGACCATACGCATGATAAAGTATGTATCAGATACATTTAATTTTGATGTCATGATAAAAAATTTAGAAGATAAAAGCATGCTTGAAATTTTTGTTGGATTTGGCTTTAGTAGATTTCAAGGACGGCTTTTTGCACCAGAGCTTAGCCTGGATGATGTACTCAAATTCAAATTCACTCTATCATCTCCACTAAATGTAAGAAATTTTCAAGATGATGAGAACTACAATATGCTTTGCAAAATAGTAGGTGCAAAAGAGCTTATGATTCGTTTGATAAATTTACTTAAATGCGATGAAAAAATAAGCGAAAAATTAAAAGGCGAAATAGCAAATCAAGTAGATGATATCAGAACAATAAATGAAAAATTAGCTGAAATTTTAGATACGATCCTTGTAAAAATAGACAAAGAGAACGTAATAAATTTAGCTAATGAGGCAATTTTGTTATGCGATGATGATCTAAATTTGAGTGGAGCGAATAAATAA
- a CDS encoding ATP phosphoribosyltransferase regulatory subunit, whose amino-acid sequence MNENALNVYEHEIPNGSKLYFASSAKLKRQIEQKASEILENEGFSEIVTPFFSYHQHLSVDATNLLRFSDSLNHEISLRADSTVDTVRIVLRRLKANESKRWFYIQPVFRYPSQEIYQIGAELIGENDVLKSINIVAKLLNELKMDTFLQVSNIQIPRVICEILSVPIEIFENGQMEKILSQNVPWLSALALLKSVDELDEVIKISPSKLKEPLENLRNLASALEYKNLRIVPLYYSKMRYYDSLFFRFLRNNSIIASGGSYEIDGKINSGFAIYTDALIEEKINLRK is encoded by the coding sequence ATGAATGAAAATGCTTTAAATGTTTATGAGCACGAAATCCCAAATGGAAGCAAGCTATACTTTGCTAGTAGCGCAAAGCTAAAGAGGCAGATTGAGCAAAAAGCTAGTGAAATTTTAGAAAATGAAGGCTTTAGCGAGATCGTAACGCCATTTTTCTCATATCACCAGCATTTAAGTGTAGATGCGACAAATCTTTTACGTTTTAGCGATAGCCTAAATCACGAAATAAGCCTAAGAGCTGATAGTACGGTAGATACTGTAAGGATCGTGCTTAGAAGGCTAAAAGCAAACGAATCAAAAAGATGGTTTTATATCCAGCCAGTCTTTCGCTATCCAAGCCAAGAAATTTATCAAATCGGAGCCGAACTAATCGGTGAAAATGATGTTTTAAAAAGCATAAATATCGTAGCAAAGCTTCTTAATGAGCTAAAAATGGATACATTTTTGCAAGTGAGCAATATACAAATTCCAAGAGTGATTTGTGAAATTTTAAGCGTGCCTATTGAAATTTTTGAAAATGGACAAATGGAGAAAATTTTATCTCAAAATGTTCCATGGCTAAGCGCTCTTGCTCTTTTAAAGTCAGTTGATGAACTGGATGAAGTGATTAAAATTTCTCCAAGCAAATTAAAAGAACCGCTTGAAAATTTGAGAAATTTAGCCAGCGCTTTAGAATATAAAAATTTAAGAATAGTTCCGCTATATTACTCGAAAATGAGATATTACGATAGTTTATTTTTTAGATTTTTAAGAAATAACAGCATAATAGCAAGTGGCGGCAGCTACGAAATAGACGGAAAAATAAATAGTGGTTTTGCTATTTATACAGATGCATTGATAGAAGAAAAAATTAATTTAAGGAAGTAA
- a CDS encoding adenylosuccinate synthase, translated as MRKADLVVGVQWGDEGKGKIVDMLGLNYDMICRSQGGHNAGHTIWVDGVRYALHLVPSGILHKNIINIIGNGVVVCPEVLITEMAQFENLEGRLYISDKAHLNLSYHSQIDQAKERLKGEKAIGTTGKGIGPTYADKISRSGHRVGELLEPERLCDALMHDFETNKCVFDALGVKIPNENELLEELKRYKEVLAPFIANTTNLVWKALDENKKVLLEGAQGTLLDIDHGTYPYVTSSNTISAGACTGLGLNPKEIGEVIGVIKAYTTRVGFGPFPTEDKGTSGDKMCDIGKEFGTTTGRRRRCGWFDAVSVKYASRLDGVDTYALMKLDVLDGFEVVKICKAYQYNGETIDYMPTDLENATPIYEELAGWDSVKGISKYEDLPANARAYIERIEELTGVKIGYISTSPERSDTIIR; from the coding sequence ATGAGAAAGGCTGATTTAGTAGTTGGAGTTCAATGGGGTGATGAGGGTAAAGGCAAGATAGTTGATATGCTAGGACTAAACTATGACATGATCTGTCGCTCACAGGGCGGCCATAATGCCGGCCATACGATCTGGGTTGATGGTGTTAGATACGCGCTTCACCTTGTTCCAAGCGGAATTTTGCATAAAAATATCATAAACATCATTGGCAATGGCGTTGTTGTTTGTCCAGAAGTGTTAATTACTGAAATGGCGCAGTTTGAAAATTTGGAAGGAAGGCTTTATATTAGCGATAAAGCACATTTAAATCTAAGCTACCATAGCCAAATCGATCAAGCAAAAGAGAGACTAAAAGGCGAAAAAGCAATCGGTACGACTGGAAAAGGCATAGGACCAACTTATGCTGATAAAATAAGTAGAAGCGGTCACAGAGTAGGCGAGCTACTTGAGCCAGAACGTTTGTGCGATGCTTTGATGCATGATTTTGAGACAAACAAATGCGTATTTGACGCACTTGGAGTAAAAATTCCTAATGAGAACGAATTGCTTGAAGAGCTAAAAAGATATAAAGAGGTTTTGGCTCCATTTATCGCAAATACTACAAACCTAGTATGGAAGGCACTTGATGAAAATAAAAAGGTATTGCTTGAAGGCGCTCAGGGCACGCTTTTAGATATCGACCATGGCACATATCCATACGTAACTAGCTCAAATACCATAAGTGCAGGTGCTTGCACAGGTCTTGGACTAAATCCAAAAGAAATAGGTGAAGTAATAGGCGTCATAAAGGCCTATACGACTCGTGTTGGCTTTGGTCCTTTCCCAACAGAAGATAAAGGCACGAGTGGCGATAAGATGTGTGATATCGGTAAGGAATTTGGCACAACAACAGGTCGCCGCAGACGTTGTGGCTGGTTTGATGCTGTGAGTGTAAAATATGCTTCAAGACTCGATGGTGTCGATACTTATGCGCTCATGAAGCTTGATGTACTTGATGGATTTGAAGTGGTAAAAATTTGCAAGGCTTATCAATATAATGGCGAAACTATCGATTATATGCCGACAGATCTTGAAAATGCAACTCCTATCTATGAAGAACTTGCAGGCTGGGATAGCGTAAAAGGCATAAGCAAATATGAAGATCTGCCAGCAAATGCAAGAGCTTATATCGAGCGAATAGAAGAGCTAACTGGCGTAAAGATCGGCTACATCTCAACAAGCCCCGAAAGAAGCGATACGATCATTAGATGA
- a CDS encoding flagellar export protein FliJ, which produces MKSKFTSIVRVKKQEMDKVEAKLAVARLNVRNFEENLVHLRARLEEFCLPKSGNIGELKENLEFIKIARQELNACKESLEIAKKEVSYYEHKYKNANLEYEKMKYLEKEEFKKEIKRIQKAEALALDEFAVMKFTTKSEL; this is translated from the coding sequence ATGAAAAGTAAATTTACCTCTATCGTCCGTGTAAAAAAACAAGAGATGGATAAGGTAGAGGCAAAGCTCGCCGTTGCTAGGCTTAATGTAAGAAATTTTGAAGAAAATTTAGTGCATTTAAGAGCAAGGCTTGAGGAATTTTGCTTGCCAAAAAGTGGCAATATAGGCGAGTTAAAGGAAAATTTAGAGTTTATAAAGATAGCAAGGCAAGAGTTAAATGCCTGCAAAGAGAGCCTTGAAATAGCTAAAAAAGAGGTTTCGTATTACGAACATAAATATAAAAATGCAAATTTAGAGTACGAAAAGATGAAATATCTAGAAAAAGAAGAGTTTAAAAAAGAGATAAAACGCATACAAAAGGCTGAAGCACTTGCACTTGATGAGTTTGCAGTGATGAAATTTACAACTAAGAGTGAGTTGTGA